In the Engystomops pustulosus chromosome 2, aEngPut4.maternal, whole genome shotgun sequence genome, one interval contains:
- the CLTC gene encoding clathrin heavy chain 1 isoform X1, which yields MAQILPIRFQEHLQLQNLGINPANIGFSTLTMESDKFICIREKVGEQAQVVIIDMNDPTNPIRRPISADNAIMNPASKVIALKAGSVENAPSQAGKTLQIFNIEMKSKMKAHTMTDDVTFWKWISLNTVALVTDNAVYHWSMEGESQPVKMFDRHSSLAGCQIINYRTDAKQKWLLLTGISAQQNRVVGAMQLYSVDRKVSQPIEGHAASFAQFKMEGNAEESTLFCFAVRGQAGGKLHIIEVGTPPTGNQPFPKKAVDVFFPPEAQNDFPVAMQISGKHDVVFLITKYGYIHLYDLETGTCIYMNRISGETIFVTAPHEATAGIIGVNRKGQVLSVCVEEENIIPYITNVLQNPDLALRMAVRNNLAGAEELFARKFNALFAQGNYSEAAKVAANAPKGILRTPETIRRFQSVPAQPGQTSPLLQYFGILLDQGQLNKFESLELCRPVLQQGRKQLLEKWLKEDKLECSEELGDLVKSVDPTLALSVYLRANVPNKVIQCFAETGQVQKIVLYAKKVGYTPDWIFLLRNVMRINPDQGQQFAQMLVQDEEPLADITQIVDVFMEYNLIQQCTAFLLDALKNNRPSEGPLQTRLLEMNLMHAPQVADAILGNQMFTHYDRAHIAQLCEKAGLLQRALEHFTDLYDIKRAVVHTHLLNPEWLVNYFGSLSVEDSLECLRAMLSANIRQNLQICVQVASKYHEQLSTQSLIELFESFKSFEGLFYFLGSIVNFSQDPDVHFKYIQAACKTGQIKEVERICRESNCYDPERVKNFLKEAKLTDQLPLIIVCDRFDFVHDLVLYLYRNNLQKYIEIYVQKVNPSRLPVVIGGLLDVDCSEDVIKNLILVVRGQFSTDELVAEVEKRNRLKLLLPWLESRIHEGCEEPATHNALAKIYIDSNNNPERFLRENPYYDSRVVGKYCEKRDPHLACVAYERGQCDLELINVCNENSLFKSLSRYLVRRKDPELWASVLLESNPYRRPLIDQVVQTALSETQDPEEVSVTVKAFMTADLPNELIELLEKIVLDNSVFSEHRNLQNLLILTAIKADRTRVMEYINRLDNYDAPDIANIAISNELYEEAFAIFRKFDVNTSAIQVLIEHIGNLDRAYEFAERCNEPAVWSQLAKAQLQKGMVKEAIDSYIKADDPSSYMEVVQAANASGNWEELVKYLQMARKKARESYVETELIFALAKTNRLTELEEFINGPNNAHIQQVGDRCYDEKMYDAAKLLYNNVSNFGRLASTLVHLGEYQAAVDGARKANSTRTWKEVCFACVDGKEFRLAQMCGLHIVVHADELEELINYYQDRGYFEELITMLEAALGLERAHMGMFTELAILYSKFKPQKMREHLELFWSRVNIPKVLRAAEQAHLWAELVFLYDKYEEYDNAIITMMSHPTDAWKEGQFKDIITKVANVELYYRAIQFYLEFKPLLLNDLLMVLSPRLDHTRAVNYFSKVKQLPLVKPYLRSVQNHNNKSVNEALNNLFITEEDYQALRTSIDAYDNFDNISLAQRLEKHELIEFRRIAAYLFKGNNRWKQSVELCKKDRLYKDAMQYASESKDTELAEELLQWFLVEGKKECFAACLFTCYDLLRPDVVLETAWRHNIMDFAMPYFIQVMREYLSKVDAIKEKVDKLDASESLRKEEEQATETQPIVYGQPQLMLTAGPSVAVPPQAAFGYGYTAPAYGQPQPGFGYGM from the exons CTCCAAAATCTGGGTATCAACCCAGCTAATATTGGATTCAGTACACTTACCATGGAGTCTGACAAGTTCATCTGCATCAGGGAGAAGGTTGGAGAACAAGCCCAAGTAGTTATCATTGATATGAATGATCCCACCAATCCCATCCGCAGACCTATATCAGCCGATAATGCAATCATGAATCCAGCCAGCAAAGTCATTGCGCTGAAAG CAGGCTCTGTGGAGAATGCCCCGTCACAGG CTGGGAAAACCCTCCAGATCTTTAACATTGAAATGAAAAGTAAAATGAAGGCTCACACCATGACAGATGATGTCACCTTTTGGAAGTGGATCTCACTGAACACTGTTGCTCTGGTAACTGACAATGCTGTATATCACTGGAGCATGGAAGGGGAATCGCAGCCAGTAAAGATGTTTGATAGGCATTCCAGCCTGGCCGGATGCCAGATCATTAACTACCGAACAGATGCAAAACAGAAGTGGCTGCTTCTTACCGGAATATCTGCCCAG CAAAACCGTGTTGTTGGAGCGATGCAGCTCTATTCTGTGGACAGGAAAGTGTCTCAACCCATTGAGGGCCATGCTGCCAGCTTTGCCCAATTCAAAATGGAAGGAAATGCAGAAGAGTCAACATTGTTCTGCTTTGCTGTAAGAGGCCAGGCTGGTGGAAAG TTGCATATCATAGAAGTTGGAACCCCACCCACTGGCAATCAGCCTTTCCCTAAGAAGGCTGTGGATGTTTTCTTTCCACCAGAAGCCCAGAATGACTTTCCAGTGGCAATGCAG ATAAGTGGAAAACACGATGTTGTCTTCTTAATAACAAAGTATGGCTATATCCACCTTTATGACCTTGAAACTGGCACCTGCATTTATATGAATAGAATAAGTGGAGAGACCATATTTGTCACCGCACCACATGAAGCCACTGCTGGCATTATTGGAGTGAACAGAAAAGGCCAG GTTCTGTCTGTCTGTGTTGAAGAAGAGAATATAATTCCATACATAACAAATGTTCTGCAGAACCCTGACCTGGCTCTGCGCATGGCAGTCCGTAACAATCTTGCTGGAGCAGAGGAACTCTTTGCTCGTAAATTTAATGCTCTCTTTGCCCAAGGGAATTATTCTGAAGCAGCAAAGGTGGCTGCAAATGCACCAAAG GGTATTCTTCGTACACCAGAAACAATAAGACGCTTTCAAAGTGTTCCTGCACAGCCAGGTCAGACCTCACCACTACTTCAGTATTTCGGCATTCTGTTGGACCAGGGTCAGCTAAATAAATTTGAGTCCCTAGAGTTATGTAGACCTGTGCTGCAGCAGGGTCGCAAGCAGCTTCTTGAGAAATGGCTCAAAGAAGACAAG ctGGAGTGTTCTGAGGAGCTGGGCGACCTTGTGAAATCTGTAGACCCTACATTGGCTTTGAGTGTTTACTTGAGGGCTAATGTTCCCAACAAGGTTATTCAGTGTTTTGCAGAAACTGGGCAGGTTCAGAAGATTGTCCTGTATGCCAAAAAG gtTGGATACACCCCCGACTGGATTTTCCTTCTGCGAAATGTTATGAGAATTAACCCAGATCAAGGCCAGCAATTTGCTCAAATGTTGGTGCAGGACGAGGAGCCGCTTGCAGATATTACTCAG ATCGTGGATGTGTTCATGGAGTACAATCTTATCCAGCAGTGCACTGCTTTTCTACTGGATGCTCTAAAGAACAACCGTCCTAGTGAGGGTCCCCTCCAAACACGCTTGCTGGAGATGAACTTAATGCATGCTCCCCAG GTTGCAGATGCTATCTTGGGCAACCAGATGTTCACCCACTATGATCGTGCTCACATTGCCCAACTCTGTGAGAAAGCTGGTCTGTTGCAGAGGGCTCTAGAGCACTTCACAGATCTGTATGACATCAAGCGAGCAGTGGTCCACACTCATCTTCTTAATCCAGAG TGGCTCGTCAATTATTTTGGTTCTCTGTCAGTTGAAGACTCTCTTGAGTGCTTGCGTGCAATGCTTTCTGCAAACATTCGGCAAAACCTGCAGATATGTGTTCAAGTAGCCTCCAAATATCACGAACAACTTTCCACCCAGTCACTGATTGAACTTTTTGAATCATTCAAGAGTTTTGAAG gcctATTTTATTTCCTGGGTTCTATTGTTAACTTCAGCCAAGATCCAGATGTCCATTTCAAGTATATTCAGGCAGCATGTAAGACTGGTCAGATAAAAGAAGTTGAGAGAATTTGCAGAGAGAGTAACTGTTATGATCCAGAGCGTGTGAAAAACTTCCTTAAG gAAGCTAAACTCACAGACCAGCTGCCACTCATAATTGTATGTGACCGCTTTGACTTTGTCCACGATCTTGTCCTGTATCTGTACAGAAATAATCTGCAGAAATACATTGAGATCTACGTGCAGAAG GTTAACCCTAGCCGATTGCCTGTGGTTATTGGTGGTTTGCTTGATGTGGACTGTTCTGAGGATGTGATTAAGAACCTCATACTTGTAGTGAGGGGACAGTTCTCCACTGATGAACTTGTGGCTGAAGTGGAAAAAAGAAACCG GCTAAAGTTGCTACTGCCATGGTTGGAGTCTAGGATCCATGAAGGATGTGAAGAACCAGCCACACACAATGCTTTGGCAAAGATTTACATTGACAGCAATAACAACCCAGAGCGTTTCCTTCGTGAAAACCCATATTATGACAGCCGTGTTGTTGGAAAGTATTGTGAAAAGAGAGATCCCCATTTGGCATGTGTGGCATACgagagaggacaatgtgacttggAGCTGATTAAT gtttGCAATGAAAACTCTCTTTTCAAAAGCCTGTCCAGATATCTGGTACGCCGTAAAGACCCAGAACTGTGGGCCAGTGTGCTGTTAGAAAGCAATCCATACAGAAGGCCTCTTATCGATCAG GTTGTACAAACAGCATTGTCAGAAACTCAAGATCCAGAGGAAGTATCTGTAACTGTAAAAGCTTTTATGACTGCAGACCTCCCCAATGAACTCATTGAGCTATTGGAGAAGATTGTTTTGGACAATTCAGTTTTCAGTGAGCACAG AAATCTACAAAACTTGCTGATCCTGACTGCAATTAAAGCTGATCGCACCAGGGTCATGGAATATATCAATCGTCTGGATAATTACGATGCTCCAGATATTGCGAATATTGCCATCAGTAATGAGCTGTATGAGGAAGCTTTTGCTATTTTCAGGAAATTTGATGTGAACACTTCTGCCATACAA GTGTTGATTGAGCACATTGGAAATTTGGACCGTGCTTATGAGTTTGCTGAGCGCTGCAATGAGCCAGCTGTTTGGAGCCAACTAGCTAAGGCTCAGCTACAGAAAGGAATGGTCAAGGAAGCAATTGATTCTTACATTAAAGCAGATGATCCTTCTTCTTACATGGAAGTTGTACAGGCTGCCAATGCTAGTG GGAATTGGGAAgaacttgttaaatacctgcagATGGCCCGGAAGAAGGCACGGGAGTCCTATGTAGAAACAGAGCTCATCTTTGCTCTGGCTAAAACCAACCGTCTCACAGAACTCGAGGAATTTATTAATGGACCAAACAATGCTCATATTCAACAA GTTGGTGATCGATGCTATGATGAGAAAATGTATGATGCTGCTAAGCTGCTCTACAATAACGTCTCTAATTTTGGACGTTTGGCATCAACATTGGTTCATCTGGGAGAATATCAAGCAGCTGTAGATGGGGCAAGAAAGGCAAACAGTACTCGCACCTGGAAAGAG GTTTGCTTTGCCTGTGTTGATGGTAAAGAGTTCCGACTAGCCCAAATGTGTGGCCTTCACATTGTGGTACACGCCGATGAACTGGAGGAGTTAATAAACTATTATCAG gATCGTGGTTATTTTGAAGAGCTTATCACCATGCTGGAAGCTGCTTTAGGACTTGAGAGGGCACACATGGGCATGTTCACAGAGCTTGCCATTCTGTATTCTAAGTTTAAGCCCCAAAAAATGAGAGAGCACTTGGAACTTTTCTGGTCAAGAGTCAACATTCCGAAG GTTCTCAGGGCAGCCGAGCAAGCGCACCTGTGGGCAGAATTGGTGTTCCTTTATGACAAATATGAAGAGTATGATAATGCCATCATCACCATGATGAGCCACCCAACGGATGCATGGAAGGAAGGACAGTTCAAAGATATCATCACTAAG GTGGCCAATGTGGAGCTTTATTACAGAGCAATACAGTTCTATTTGGAATTCAAGCCGCTACTGCTAAATGATCTTCTGATGGTATTGTCTCCAAGACTGGACCACACTCGTGCTGTCAACTACTTCAGCAAG GTGAAGCAGCTTCCTCTTGTAAAACCATACCTCCGCTCCGTGCAGAATCATAACAATAAATCAGTTAATGAGGCTCTGAACAACCTTTTCATAACAGAAGAGGACTACCAG GCACTTCGTACATCTATAGATGCATATGACAACTTTGACAACATATCCCTTGCACAACGATTAGAGAAGCATGAGCTGATTGAATTTAGAAGGATTGCTGCATACCTATTTAAGGGTAACAATCGCTGGAAACAGAGTGTAGAGCTCTGCAAGAAAGACCGACTTTATAAG GATGCCATGCAGTATGCCTCTGAATCGAAAGACACAGAACTGGCAGAGGAGCTTTTGCAGTGGTTTTTGGTGGAAGGAAAGAAGGAGTGTTTTGCAGCTTGTCTTTTCACTTGTTATGACCTACTACGGCCAGATGTCGTTCTAGAAACTGCATGGAGGCACAATATTATGGACTTTGCCATGCCCTATTTCATTCAGGTCATGAGGGAATACTTAAGCAAG